A region of the Deltaproteobacteria bacterium genome:
GACACAAAGGCAACCCCCCCTTACAAGGGCGTAAGCCTGATCTGTGTCGAAGACGGAACCCCCGGTTTTGAAAAAGGCCGTAATCTCGAAAAAATGGGGATGCACAGCCAGGATACGGCAGAGCTCAGTTTTGTGGATTGCAGGGTTCCTGCCTCGAATCTTCTGGGGAAAGAAGGCCAGGGTTTCACTTTTCTTATGCAGAAATTGCAGGGCGAAAGGCTCATCGCATCGATCATGGCTCAATCCATGGCGGAAGCCATGCTTCAGATGACGATTAAATACTCGAAAGAAAGGATGGTTTTCGGGAAGCCCATCAGTTCGTTTCAGCATAATACTTTTAAGATTGTAGAGATGGCAACGGAAATAGAGTTGGGAAGGACTTTTCTCGATGCTCTTATCGA
Encoded here:
- a CDS encoding acyl-CoA dehydrogenase family protein; amino-acid sequence: DTKATPPYKGVSLICVEDGTPGFEKGRNLEKMGMHSQDTAELSFVDCRVPASNLLGKEGQGFTFLMQKLQGERLIASIMAQSMAEAMLQMTIKYSKERMVFGKPISSFQHNTFKIVEMATEIELGRTFLDALIEDYIAGKDIVMRVSMAKAWIPEMANRVAYHCVQLHGGYGYMEEYPICRFARDVRVIPIFAGTTEVMKVIVGRMMEL